From a region of the Streptacidiphilus albus JL83 genome:
- a CDS encoding DUF397 domain-containing protein — MNRASELGVKWRKSSYSGDNGGNCIEAASGFMPAIVLVRDSKDPEGPALAFPAAAFVAFVGAVKVGEFAEGEQYVTL, encoded by the coding sequence GTGAACCGTGCCAGCGAACTGGGCGTCAAGTGGCGCAAGAGCAGCTACAGCGGCGACAACGGTGGCAACTGCATCGAGGCAGCCTCCGGATTCATGCCCGCCATCGTCCTCGTCCGTGACAGCAAGGATCCGGAGGGGCCCGCCCTGGCATTCCCTGCCGCCGCGTTCGTGGCCTTCGTGGGCGCGGTCAAGGTCGGCGAGTTCGCCGAAGGCGAGCAGTACGTCACCCTGTAG
- a CDS encoding SURF1 family cytochrome oxidase biogenesis protein, which yields MLRTLLTWRWFALTVIFLGLVPAMYFLGMWQFHRYQATNRSNRVTSANLTAQPVPIEQLSHPGGVVPTSEMYRHVTATGRFDVRGQFVVRNRMDSSGDITGFDVVTPLDLSDGEVVLVDRGWVNPNATDAVAYPSVPATPTGTVTVFGRLRPDETPATLPIKIHSLAGLPPHQFMMINSGEQSTALHQPVVAGYIEFVSSTPQMSAADSAEAIPGPTADAQTSDDLAVVGQGVHLPYAIQWWLFALMLPIGWWFLLRRDVRDRRKHDTDADTGTGAPLMTVAEYMAEHRAKQAAEAARS from the coding sequence GTTTGCGCTGACCGTGATCTTCCTCGGGCTGGTCCCGGCGATGTACTTCCTCGGCATGTGGCAGTTCCACCGGTACCAGGCGACGAACCGCAGCAACCGCGTGACCTCCGCCAACCTCACGGCGCAGCCGGTTCCGATCGAGCAGTTGTCGCACCCCGGCGGCGTGGTGCCCACCAGTGAGATGTACCGGCATGTCACCGCGACCGGCCGGTTCGACGTCCGCGGCCAGTTCGTGGTGCGCAACCGCATGGACTCGTCCGGCGACATCACCGGCTTCGACGTGGTCACCCCACTGGACCTGTCCGACGGCGAGGTGGTCCTGGTCGACCGCGGCTGGGTGAACCCGAACGCCACCGACGCGGTGGCCTATCCCAGCGTCCCGGCGACGCCGACCGGCACGGTCACCGTCTTCGGTCGGCTGCGGCCGGACGAGACCCCGGCCACGCTACCGATCAAGATCCATTCACTGGCGGGCCTGCCGCCCCACCAGTTCATGATGATCAACAGTGGGGAGCAGTCGACGGCCCTGCACCAGCCGGTGGTGGCGGGCTACATCGAGTTCGTCTCCAGCACTCCGCAGATGAGCGCGGCGGACTCGGCAGAGGCGATTCCCGGCCCCACCGCCGACGCCCAGACCAGCGACGACCTGGCGGTGGTGGGCCAGGGGGTGCACCTGCCGTACGCGATCCAGTGGTGGCTGTTCGCCCTGATGCTGCCGATCGGCTGGTGGTTCCTGCTCCGACGGGACGTCAGGGACCGTCGTAAGCACGACACCGACGCCGACACCGGGACCGGCGCCCCGCTGATGACCGTGGCCGAGTACATGGCCGAGCACCGTGCGAAGCAGGCCGCCGAGGCGGCGCGGAGCTGA
- a CDS encoding DUF397 domain-containing protein, which produces MSMHDLSAAPWRKSSYSGDNGGDCIEAALGFIPGAVPVRDSKDPEGPALVFPAAAFAAFVGAVKAGEFTDGEKYLVP; this is translated from the coding sequence ATGAGCATGCACGACCTGAGCGCGGCGCCCTGGCGCAAGAGCAGCTACAGCGGCGACAACGGCGGGGACTGCATCGAGGCGGCCCTCGGATTCATCCCCGGAGCCGTCCCGGTCCGTGACAGCAAGGATCCCGAGGGGCCTGCCCTGGTCTTCCCCGCCGCCGCGTTCGCGGCCTTCGTGGGTGCTGTCAAAGCCGGCGAGTTCACCGACGGCGAGAAGTACCTGGTGCCGTAG